Sequence from the Armatimonadota bacterium genome:
CGATGGACCCACTGCTGGAGGAGATCTACTCGCTGTCGCCGGCCGCCATGCGCGATGCCGCGCGGCACCTGATGCTGGGCGGAGGCACCAGGGGATTGCCGGTCGTCAGGCGCGGCAAGGGCGTGCGGGTCTATGACGTGGAGGGCCGCAGCTACATTGACTGCACCTCGCAGAGCTGGGCGATGTATCTCGGCTATGCAAACGACGAGATCAACCGGCTGCTGGGCGAGCACCTGCAAAGCATGTCCCACGTCCACCAGGGGGTGGACACGCCCATGCGCTATTACCTGGCGCAGCTGGTGGCCGAGATCGCGCCGGGCGATCTCAATCGGGTGTCCTTCACCGCCGGCGGCGGCCTCGCGGTCGAGGCGGCGATGAAGATCTGCCTCAAGAACACCGAGCGCGCGCGCGACTTCATTTGCCTCTATGATTCCTACCACGGCACCACCCTGGGCTCCCTGGGTGCGTCGTGGATTTCCACCCGCTCCGCGGGGGAGCTGGTCGGCGGCAGCCGCTTCTTGGCGCTGACGCGGCCGTTCATTCGCGTCCCCAATCCTTACTGCTATCGCTGTCCGCTCGACCTCGCGCGCGAGCGCTGCGGCCTGGCGTGCGCCAAGCTGTTCGAGAGCACTCTGCGCAAGGGCATCGCGGGCAACGCTGCGGGCTTCATCGTTGAACCCCTCCAGGGCAGCGGCGGGCAGGTCATACCGCCGGTGGAGTACCTGCGGGAGATCCGTCGCATCTGTGGCGAATACCGGGTGCCGCTGATCTTCGACGAGATCCAGACTTACTGCCGCATCGGCGAGTTCTTCGCCGCCCAGTACTTCGGCGTGACCCCCGACATCATCGTTCTGGGCAAGGGGTTCGGGGCGGGGCTGCCGATCGCGGCCACCATCATCTCGGATAAGCTCAAGGGCTTTGAGGGCGATGGGGAGGAACTGCACACCTTCGCCAACAACAGCCTGGCACAAGTGGCGGCCATCAAGCAGATCAGGATGATGCAAGCGGGGGTGCTGGAGAACGCGCGCAGAATGGGCGACTATGTCCGCACCGGCCTGCAGGCCCTGCAGCGCGAGTATCCGGAGATTGGGGACATCCGCCAGGCGGGCCTGCACGTGGGCGTGGAGCTGGTCTCGGATCCCCAAACGAAGGAGCCAGCGGTGGAGGCGGCAAATGCCATCCGTCGGGCGACGCAGGCCGGCGGTGTCATCCTGGGCAAGGGCGGCCCCTGCCCCCACGTGCTCAAGATCAAGCCCCCGCTGATCATTAGCCGCGACGAGTGCGACGAGGTGCTCAGCGTCTTGGCGGGAGCACTCAAGGCGGTCTTGCGAGGATAACCGATGGCATGGCCTGTCGAAATCGAGGCGCAGTTGCGTCGAGAAGCCGCCGAGCTCGACTTGTTCGATGCCAGCGCATGGCTGGGGCGGACCCCGGCGTTTCCGTTGATGGCGGAGGGGACGCCGGAGCTGATCGCCGACCTCCACCGCCGCGTGGGCATCAATGGCGTCCTGCTGTCGCACTGGAACGCGGCGGAGGACTGCTCCCAGGAACCGAACCAACAACTGCTGCAGGCGGTCGCGGGCCGCGACAACTGGTACGCGGCGCTGGCAATGCAGCCGTTGTTCCCTGCGGATCCAGGGGTGCCCGCCGTGAACGGCGCGGACTGGTCGCGAAAGGCTAGAGCGGTTCGCGTCTTCCCGGCCAGTTGGCACTACGCCCTGGTTGACTGGTGCGTGGGGTCGCTGTGCGAGATGCTGATCGAGAAGCGTCTGCCCCTGTTTGTCCTACACACCGAGACCACCTTTCAAGACCTATACGACCTCGCCCAGCGCTATCCTGAACTGGTCATCGTTGTCGAGGGGCAGGCGCAGAAGATCTTGTACCACACCCGGATGGTGCTGCCGCTGATGAAGGCCTGCCCCAACCTCCATCTGGAGATGTCGAACTACTGCACCCAGGGACTGATCGCCTACACGGTGAACGAGTTGGGGGCTGAGCGGCTGATCTTCGCCAGCTTCGCGCCCGCCCGGGACCCGCTGGTGCCGCTGGGACTGCTGCTGCAAGCGGACATCACCACGGAGGCCAAACGCGCCATTGCCGGCGCCAATATCCGGCGCATGATCTCCGAGGTACGACCGTGACCACCCCGCGAGTCGTGGACGCGCACATGCACCTGGGATGCCCCTGGACCATATTCGCCCATGGCTGGGGGCTGGCCGAGGTGCTGGCGCTCATGGACCGGATCGGCATCGAGCGCGCCTATTCTACGCAT
This genomic interval carries:
- a CDS encoding aspartate aminotransferase family protein is translated as MDPLLEEIYSLSPAAMRDAARHLMLGGGTRGLPVVRRGKGVRVYDVEGRSYIDCTSQSWAMYLGYANDEINRLLGEHLQSMSHVHQGVDTPMRYYLAQLVAEIAPGDLNRVSFTAGGGLAVEAAMKICLKNTERARDFICLYDSYHGTTLGSLGASWISTRSAGELVGGSRFLALTRPFIRVPNPYCYRCPLDLARERCGLACAKLFESTLRKGIAGNAAGFIVEPLQGSGGQVIPPVEYLREIRRICGEYRVPLIFDEIQTYCRIGEFFAAQYFGVTPDIIVLGKGFGAGLPIAATIISDKLKGFEGDGEELHTFANNSLAQVAAIKQIRMMQAGVLENARRMGDYVRTGLQALQREYPEIGDIRQAGLHVGVELVSDPQTKEPAVEAANAIRRATQAGGVILGKGGPCPHVLKIKPPLIISRDECDEVLSVLAGALKAVLRG
- a CDS encoding amidohydrolase family protein; protein product: MAWPVEIEAQLRREAAELDLFDASAWLGRTPAFPLMAEGTPELIADLHRRVGINGVLLSHWNAAEDCSQEPNQQLLQAVAGRDNWYAALAMQPLFPADPGVPAVNGADWSRKARAVRVFPASWHYALVDWCVGSLCEMLIEKRLPLFVLHTETTFQDLYDLAQRYPELVIVVEGQAQKILYHTRMVLPLMKACPNLHLEMSNYCTQGLIAYTVNELGAERLIFASFAPARDPLVPLGLLLQADITTEAKRAIAGANIRRMISEVRP